A stretch of the Marivirga tractuosa DSM 4126 genome encodes the following:
- a CDS encoding DUF6932 family protein, with protein sequence MALDFNPNTGLLEPGEHKVTLKELEENFSFSDKRKQLIGKLKDIINVLKQINCERLYVDGSFATEKFEPGDIDVCWELSTDPIIKTQQLRDLNRIEPLFFLRSDSDRDELKAKYNADIFPANVREGSTGLMFKDFFQKDKDTNSPKGILLIELI encoded by the coding sequence ATGGCATTAGACTTCAACCCAAATACAGGTTTACTAGAACCAGGTGAGCACAAAGTAACTTTAAAAGAGCTTGAAGAGAATTTTTCCTTTTCAGATAAGAGAAAGCAATTGATCGGAAAATTAAAGGACATTATTAATGTTCTAAAGCAAATCAATTGTGAAAGGCTATATGTAGATGGTAGCTTCGCAACAGAGAAGTTTGAACCAGGTGATATTGACGTATGTTGGGAATTATCAACTGATCCCATTATTAAAACACAGCAATTAAGAGATTTAAATAGAATTGAACCTTTGTTTTTCTTAAGGTCAGATTCAGATAGGGATGAATTAAAAGCTAAGTATAATGCAGATATTTTTCCAGCTAACGTAAGAGAGGGTAGCACAGGGTTAATGTTTAAGGATTTTTTTCAAAAAGATAAAGATACGAATAGTCCAAAAGGTATCTTGTTAATTGAATTGATATGA
- a CDS encoding helix-turn-helix domain-containing protein, giving the protein MIKSTRQYNDTKKLLTKYSKLLNDSLPVDDDDLENELYVNSLKTIIRDLENQLKEYEILETGNIQILSCTKLEDLPVNLIKARIASGVSQKKLADQLGISPQQVQRNETNDNQQLSAKKLQGISDALGLEIEISKIVFLKNQPSFLAPDELGEANIQETSRIIAENRSILF; this is encoded by the coding sequence ATGATAAAGAGCACGAGACAATATAATGATACTAAAAAGCTGTTAACTAAGTACTCTAAACTATTAAATGATAGTTTACCAGTGGATGATGATGATTTAGAAAATGAGTTATATGTTAATTCATTGAAAACCATTATAAGAGATTTAGAAAATCAGCTAAAAGAATATGAGATTTTAGAAACTGGAAATATCCAGATTTTATCATGCACTAAACTGGAAGATTTACCTGTAAACTTAATTAAGGCAAGGATAGCGTCCGGTGTATCACAAAAGAAATTAGCTGACCAATTAGGAATTAGCCCTCAACAAGTACAGAGGAATGAAACTAATGATAATCAGCAATTAAGTGCCAAGAAATTACAAGGTATTTCAGATGCTTTGGGGCTTGAAATTGAGATTTCAAAAATCGTTTTTTTGAAAAATCAGCCTAGCTTTTTAGCTCCTGATGAGTTAGGCGAAGCTAATATTCAGGAGACAAGCAGAATTATTGCAGAAAATAGATCTATACTTTTTTGA
- a CDS encoding ABC transporter ATP-binding protein: MIEIKNISKSFNDNHVLQDISGTFERGITNLIIGASGTGKSVLLKCIVGLVIPEAGEVLYDGRGFLKADKDEKAQMRREIGMLFQGGALFDSKNIEENVMFPLDLLTDMKKDEKLDRVNNVLSRVGLENINKKMPSEISGGQKKRVGIARAIVNDINYLFCDEPNSGLDPRTSLLIDELIQEITHELNVTTIMVTHDMNSVMGVGEYIMYLSKGKKVWEGNSDNILTSGQEDLEDFIFASKFMKKLRKTL; this comes from the coding sequence ATGATTGAAATCAAAAATATATCCAAGTCTTTCAATGATAATCATGTTTTACAAGATATTTCAGGAACCTTTGAGAGAGGTATCACCAATTTAATCATTGGTGCTAGTGGCACTGGAAAAAGTGTACTGTTAAAATGCATTGTAGGCTTAGTAATCCCTGAAGCAGGCGAAGTTCTCTATGATGGCAGGGGTTTTTTGAAAGCCGATAAAGATGAAAAAGCACAGATGAGACGTGAAATTGGCATGCTTTTTCAGGGTGGTGCCCTATTTGACTCGAAAAATATAGAGGAAAACGTTATGTTCCCCTTGGACTTGCTTACGGATATGAAGAAAGACGAAAAGCTTGATCGCGTAAATAACGTATTGAGCAGAGTTGGTCTTGAAAACATTAACAAAAAAATGCCTTCTGAGATAAGTGGAGGTCAGAAGAAAAGAGTTGGAATAGCTCGAGCTATTGTAAATGATATCAACTACTTGTTCTGTGACGAACCGAATTCAGGACTTGACCCTAGAACCTCACTATTGATTGATGAATTAATTCAGGAAATTACTCATGAACTGAATGTCACTACTATTATGGTTACGCACGATATGAATTCCGTTATGGGAGTGGGAGAATACATTATGTATTTGTCAAAAGGTAAAAAAGTTTGGGAAGGAAATTCTGACAACATCCTAACGTCTGGTCAAGAAGATTTAGAAGACTTTATTTTTGCTAGTAAGTTTATGAAGAAGTTGAGGAAGACGCTGTAG
- a CDS encoding KGGVGR-motif variant AAA ATPase, with translation MKTITFYSYKGGVGRSLALSNMAIKLSQLGKKVCLIDFDIEAPGLQYKFSNDYKYEPVAGNKGLVDHIYKFSNEGVLNDSIQCIVGHLVPKNRNYAVIDIISAGDFENDDDYWKKLSVMKWSEMFYSAKPKGTQFFLDLKAKIQKEIKPDYLLIDSRTGITDIAGITLKLLADKVVILAVNNEENKFGTKKVVNALLKADNHEAKIHFVLTRLPYPDSPLEKAEESDLVKKWRDQFNLGLNSAFITFSSIYSDRGLQKDESLKINITKGSERITLDYQKLFSTIFDETLNVENEDSTIKIIKEADELYEKSLTEEDKSKKLKLLTDAIEIYDKKPEYYFERGLIYLNIDDFKSALKDFEKSYEQQPDDDFTKYYLAIVNGKLERYDKALEYLNDPFRFPQFYHIKSTILILNKQYDEALNIINTGLDLYPDEDYLLNVRAELYRIIGEYKKGFEDIYKAIEIAPNTGIYFATLAELNLLNGEASDFYLNLNLALSKGVTEKDIKNAKDVYEKVRTDQKFIDLLERYQLQQSKIFEE, from the coding sequence ATGAAGACAATAACGTTTTATTCATATAAAGGTGGCGTAGGGCGCTCACTGGCCTTAAGTAATATGGCTATCAAGTTGTCCCAACTTGGTAAAAAAGTGTGCTTAATCGATTTTGACATCGAAGCACCAGGCTTACAATATAAATTTTCAAATGATTATAAATACGAACCTGTTGCTGGAAATAAGGGATTGGTAGATCATATTTATAAATTTTCAAATGAAGGAGTATTAAATGATAGTATACAATGTATAGTGGGACATTTAGTTCCTAAAAACAGAAATTATGCTGTAATAGATATAATTTCAGCAGGAGATTTTGAAAATGATGATGACTACTGGAAAAAGTTATCTGTAATGAAGTGGTCTGAAATGTTTTATTCAGCTAAACCAAAAGGGACTCAATTTTTCCTTGATCTCAAGGCAAAAATTCAAAAAGAGATTAAGCCAGATTACCTATTGATAGATTCTAGAACAGGAATAACAGATATTGCAGGTATAACCTTAAAATTATTAGCTGATAAGGTAGTAATTTTAGCTGTAAATAATGAAGAAAATAAATTCGGGACTAAAAAGGTAGTTAATGCCTTGTTGAAGGCAGATAATCATGAAGCTAAAATTCATTTTGTTTTAACTAGACTTCCTTATCCTGATTCGCCCTTAGAGAAAGCAGAAGAATCAGATTTAGTTAAAAAATGGAGGGATCAATTTAATTTAGGTTTGAATTCTGCTTTTATAACTTTTAGTTCAATTTATTCAGATAGAGGGTTGCAGAAAGATGAGTCCTTAAAGATCAATATTACTAAAGGCTCTGAAAGGATTACGTTAGATTATCAAAAGTTATTTTCTACAATTTTTGACGAGACCTTAAATGTCGAAAATGAAGACTCTACCATTAAAATTATTAAAGAAGCCGATGAGTTATATGAAAAATCATTAACAGAAGAAGACAAGAGTAAAAAATTAAAATTACTGACTGATGCCATTGAAATTTATGATAAAAAGCCTGAGTATTATTTTGAAAGGGGATTGATTTATCTAAATATAGATGATTTTAAATCTGCTTTGAAGGACTTTGAAAAATCCTATGAACAACAACCAGATGATGACTTTACCAAATATTATTTAGCAATTGTAAATGGTAAATTAGAAAGATATGATAAGGCATTAGAGTATTTAAATGATCCATTCCGATTCCCTCAATTTTATCATATTAAAAGTACTATACTTATTTTGAATAAACAGTACGATGAAGCTTTAAATATAATCAACACTGGATTAGATCTTTATCCAGATGAAGACTATTTGTTAAATGTTAGAGCAGAGCTTTATAGGATAATTGGTGAATATAAAAAAGGATTTGAGGATATATATAAAGCAATCGAAATTGCTCCTAATACAGGTATATACTTTGCAACGTTGGCTGAATTAAATTTGCTTAATGGAGAAGCAAGCGATTTTTATTTAAATCTGAATTTAGCTCTTTCTAAGGGAGTAACTGAAAAGGACATTAAAAATGCTAAAGATGTTTACGAGAAAGTAAGGACAGATCAAAAATTTATTGATTTATTAGAGAGATATCAGTTGCAACAGTCTAAAATATTTGAAGAGTAA
- a CDS encoding polysaccharide biosynthesis protein, with protein sequence MIKKINDISFLPRWIILLIDLVLLMSAIVFAYLLRFNFNFEEVIAFKFTEGLVLFLICHLIAIFITQSYAGIIRYTSIEDGLRISYTTFIGSILIAIVSYLNYWYTGSVIIPLSVLIISFILAVLILFSYRVLVKNLFAYYRDAVRHRKNVMIFGAGQYGIITKQVIDADPNARMRVIGFIDDDLKKVGKVLNGAPIYDAGYNLDDILEKYHVHEIVIAVANISIERKNELVDYCLKAHVKVRTVPAPDKWINGELSMNQIKEVRIEDLLGRESIKLENPKVSENISGKTVLITGAAGSIGSEIAKQILKVKPRKLILLDQAESFLYAIDIELTNLDIEKDIEIIPVIMDVTNKRRLEFVFDKYRPNVVYHAAAYKHVPLMEMHPFEAVATNVFGTKNLADLAVQYNVEKFVMVSTDKAVNPTNVMGATKRLAEVYVQSLNDSKSEEVKNSTQFITTRFGNVLGSNGSVIPLFKKQIEKGGPITVTHPEVTRYFMTIPEACQLVIEAGIMGFGGEIFVFDMGRSIKIIDLAKKMIQLSGFEVDEDIKIVFTGLREGEKLYEELLSDKETTVPTHHEKILIAKTERMGHKDTIKQLQKLNDLMNDENELGMIMQMKNILPEFVSHASRFEALDEELASERKRKWSITRKIS encoded by the coding sequence ATGATTAAGAAAATAAACGATATCAGCTTTTTGCCTAGGTGGATCATTTTATTGATTGACTTAGTGTTGTTGATGTCTGCTATTGTTTTTGCCTATTTATTGAGGTTTAATTTCAATTTTGAAGAAGTCATAGCTTTCAAATTCACTGAGGGCTTGGTTCTTTTTTTAATTTGTCATTTGATTGCAATATTTATTACGCAAAGCTATGCGGGTATTATTCGCTACACTTCAATTGAAGATGGTCTTAGAATTTCCTACACAACTTTTATTGGTTCCATTTTAATAGCTATTGTAAGTTATCTTAATTACTGGTACACGGGTAGTGTTATTATTCCATTATCAGTTTTAATAATTAGTTTTATTTTAGCGGTACTTATTCTTTTTTCTTATCGCGTTTTAGTGAAGAATCTTTTTGCCTATTATCGTGATGCTGTTCGTCATAGAAAGAACGTGATGATTTTTGGTGCAGGTCAATATGGGATCATTACTAAGCAAGTAATAGATGCTGATCCAAATGCCAGAATGAGAGTGATTGGGTTTATTGACGATGACCTTAAAAAAGTCGGTAAGGTGCTAAATGGAGCCCCAATTTACGATGCAGGTTATAATCTAGATGATATCCTCGAGAAATATCATGTTCATGAAATTGTAATTGCGGTAGCAAATATTTCTATTGAACGTAAAAATGAATTAGTCGATTACTGCCTAAAAGCTCATGTAAAAGTCAGAACAGTCCCTGCTCCTGATAAGTGGATAAATGGGGAACTGAGCATGAATCAGATTAAAGAGGTTCGTATAGAAGATTTGCTGGGCAGAGAGTCGATTAAGTTGGAAAACCCTAAAGTTTCAGAAAATATTAGTGGCAAGACAGTATTGATTACTGGTGCTGCCGGTTCGATTGGTTCTGAAATTGCAAAGCAAATTCTAAAGGTAAAACCTAGAAAACTAATCCTATTAGATCAGGCAGAATCATTTCTTTATGCAATCGATATCGAGTTAACTAACTTAGATATCGAAAAAGATATCGAGATCATTCCAGTCATTATGGATGTGACCAACAAAAGAAGATTGGAGTTTGTTTTTGACAAATATAGACCAAACGTGGTTTATCACGCAGCAGCCTATAAACATGTCCCCTTAATGGAGATGCACCCTTTTGAAGCAGTAGCTACAAATGTTTTCGGAACAAAGAATCTTGCTGATCTTGCTGTGCAATATAATGTTGAGAAATTTGTAATGGTTTCCACAGATAAGGCAGTAAATCCTACGAACGTTATGGGGGCAACAAAAAGATTGGCAGAGGTTTACGTCCAATCCTTAAATGATTCTAAATCCGAAGAAGTAAAAAACAGCACTCAATTTATTACTACAAGATTTGGAAATGTCCTAGGTTCTAATGGGTCGGTTATTCCTTTGTTTAAAAAGCAAATAGAGAAAGGTGGGCCAATTACGGTGACGCATCCTGAAGTAACTCGTTATTTCATGACTATTCCTGAAGCCTGTCAATTGGTTATTGAAGCAGGGATTATGGGATTTGGAGGTGAAATTTTTGTTTTTGACATGGGTAGATCGATCAAAATAATTGATTTAGCTAAAAAAATGATCCAATTATCAGGGTTTGAGGTAGATGAAGATATCAAAATCGTTTTTACCGGATTGAGAGAAGGTGAGAAATTGTATGAGGAACTGCTAAGCGATAAAGAAACCACTGTGCCAACACATCATGAAAAGATTTTGATTGCAAAAACCGAAAGAATGGGGCATAAAGATACTATTAAACAACTACAAAAGCTTAATGATTTGATGAATGACGAAAATGAATTGGGAATGATCATGCAAATGAAAAATATCCTTCCTGAATTTGTCAGTCATGCCTCTCGTTTTGAGGCCTTGGATGAAGAGCTAGCAAGTGAAAGAAAACGTAAGTGGAGCATCACTCGTAAAATTAGCTGA
- a CDS encoding DegT/DnrJ/EryC1/StrS family aminotransferase → MNERIFLSAPHMGGEEVEFIQHAFNENWIAPLGPNVNGFEADIQEYNNIPYAAALSSGTAAIHLALILLGVKNDDVVMASSFTFSATINPIVYQQAEPVLIDSEKETWNMDPVLLEKAIKEYMAKGKKPKAIIFVHLYGMPGKIEEVKAISEKYEIPLIEDAAEALGAKLNDKPLGTFGDFGVYSFNGNKIITTSGGGALVSQNKDWIDKARFLATQARDAAPYYQHSEIGYNYRMSNIAAGIGRGQMKVLDKWVENRRANHDFYFKELNPVGFEFLKEPKGAYSNRWLTCVLFNENLSNNPEDLRQELEKFNIETRPLWKPMHLQPIFKDCKAYLSGVSEELFERGLCLPSSSSLTNEQKSMVVEKIKNFLK, encoded by the coding sequence ATGAATGAAAGAATATTTTTATCAGCTCCCCATATGGGAGGAGAAGAAGTTGAATTTATACAACATGCTTTTAATGAAAATTGGATAGCACCCTTAGGTCCAAACGTTAATGGTTTTGAAGCAGATATTCAGGAATATAACAATATTCCATATGCAGCAGCTTTAAGTTCTGGCACTGCTGCAATTCACTTGGCGTTAATATTATTAGGAGTGAAAAATGATGATGTTGTGATGGCGTCTAGCTTCACATTCTCCGCAACTATAAATCCTATCGTTTATCAACAAGCTGAACCCGTTCTGATTGATAGTGAAAAGGAAACATGGAATATGGATCCTGTGCTTTTAGAAAAAGCCATCAAAGAATATATGGCAAAAGGTAAGAAACCGAAAGCTATCATATTTGTCCATCTTTACGGAATGCCAGGGAAAATTGAGGAAGTAAAAGCAATTTCAGAGAAATATGAAATTCCCTTAATTGAGGATGCTGCTGAAGCCTTAGGGGCTAAATTAAATGACAAACCTTTAGGAACATTTGGCGATTTTGGTGTTTATTCATTTAATGGCAATAAAATAATTACTACTTCAGGGGGCGGTGCTCTAGTATCGCAAAACAAAGATTGGATTGATAAAGCGCGATTTTTGGCTACACAGGCTAGAGATGCAGCTCCTTATTATCAGCATTCCGAAATTGGCTATAATTATCGAATGAGCAACATAGCAGCAGGAATCGGAAGAGGTCAAATGAAGGTACTGGATAAATGGGTAGAGAACAGAAGGGCAAATCATGATTTTTATTTTAAGGAACTGAATCCAGTAGGATTTGAGTTTTTAAAAGAACCTAAAGGCGCCTACAGTAATAGATGGTTAACTTGTGTTTTATTTAATGAAAATTTGAGTAACAACCCTGAAGATTTAAGACAAGAGCTAGAGAAATTCAATATTGAAACCAGACCCTTATGGAAGCCAATGCACCTTCAACCGATCTTTAAAGATTGTAAAGCTTATCTGTCAGGAGTATCGGAGGAATTGTTTGAAAGAGGCCTGTGCTTGCCTTCTAGTTCCTCGCTAACCAACGAACAAAAATCGATGGTAGTCGAAAAAATAAAGAACTTCTTGAAATAA
- a CDS encoding SDR family oxidoreductase, which yields MNKFIVITGGTKGIGRALVLRFAEKGFDVITCARNKADLEVLKEEIEKSYNNKVHVKAADLSKREDIATFADFVLSTTPRVDVLINNTGIFLPGSIQDEPDGNLEMMMNTNLFSAYHLTRALLPSMLPHKQGHIFSMSSIAGITAYSSGGSYSITKYAMQGFTKCLREELKGEGIRVTSVLPGATFTASWEGVDLPHERFMKAEDVAESVWSAYALSDRTVVEEIVLRPQLGDI from the coding sequence ATGAATAAATTTATAGTAATTACTGGAGGTACAAAAGGTATTGGAAGAGCCTTAGTGCTCCGGTTTGCGGAAAAAGGATTTGATGTCATTACTTGCGCTAGAAATAAAGCTGATTTAGAAGTTCTGAAAGAGGAAATAGAAAAATCATATAACAATAAGGTGCATGTGAAAGCAGCAGACTTATCGAAAAGAGAAGACATTGCAACTTTTGCAGATTTTGTTTTAAGCACCACGCCAAGAGTTGATGTTTTAATTAATAATACCGGTATTTTCCTTCCGGGAAGCATTCAAGATGAACCAGACGGAAATTTGGAAATGATGATGAATACAAATTTATTCTCAGCATATCACCTGACAAGGGCTTTGTTGCCTTCAATGTTGCCTCATAAACAGGGACATATTTTCTCTATGAGTAGCATAGCTGGAATCACAGCATATTCAAGTGGTGGTTCTTACAGTATAACTAAATATGCCATGCAAGGATTTACAAAATGCCTTAGAGAAGAATTAAAAGGTGAGGGTATAAGAGTTACTTCCGTACTACCTGGTGCTACCTTCACTGCAAGTTGGGAAGGGGTAGATTTACCTCATGAAAGATTTATGAAAGCAGAAGATGTCGCTGAATCTGTGTGGTCAGCCTATGCTTTATCGGACAGAACGGTAGTAGAAGAAATTGTTTTAAGGCCTCAATTAGGAGATATATAG
- a CDS encoding MlaE family ABC transporter permease, with the protein MKSIGAYFIFLGSMFVRRESFSSYFKLTINECISIGWNSILIVAITSTFMGAVTTVQTAYNLVSPLIQNYVVAQVTREMVVLELAPTITAIVIAGKVGSSIAGGLGTMRITEQIDALEVMGVNASSYLVLPKIVAAMIMYPLLVVIAGFLALYGGYIAGTLTGILTETEYVYGIRIDFNPFTVQFALIKSLVFAFLIASISAFQGFFTTGGALEVGQSSTSAVTKSCIAVLLADYILAELLLN; encoded by the coding sequence ATGAAGTCTATAGGTGCCTATTTTATATTTTTAGGAAGTATGTTTGTAAGGCGAGAGTCCTTTTCATCCTATTTCAAGCTCACCATTAATGAATGTATTTCCATAGGCTGGAATTCCATATTAATCGTTGCTATTACCTCAACATTTATGGGTGCTGTTACGACCGTCCAAACTGCTTATAATTTAGTAAGCCCACTAATTCAAAATTATGTGGTAGCTCAGGTTACTAGGGAAATGGTTGTTTTAGAACTAGCACCTACCATTACTGCCATTGTTATTGCGGGAAAAGTTGGATCTAGCATAGCGGGTGGATTAGGCACTATGAGAATTACTGAACAGATAGATGCCCTAGAAGTGATGGGAGTAAATGCTTCGTCTTATTTAGTCTTACCTAAAATTGTAGCCGCCATGATTATGTACCCACTTCTGGTCGTCATAGCAGGATTTTTAGCCCTATACGGAGGGTATATTGCCGGCACGCTTACAGGTATATTGACGGAGACAGAATATGTTTACGGAATTAGAATAGATTTTAATCCCTTTACAGTCCAGTTTGCTCTTATAAAATCATTAGTATTTGCATTTTTAATCGCTTCTATCTCAGCTTTTCAAGGTTTTTTCACCACTGGAGGAGCACTTGAGGTAGGTCAATCCAGTACAAGTGCTGTAACAAAAAGCTGTATTGCAGTATTGTTAGCTGATTATATTTTAGCAGAATTATTATTAAACTAA
- a CDS encoding NUDIX hydrolase: MKVFINDVPLYIIPMDKIIDREHYDLIIDAEKEKIRYDNLIDDVLIRKGSLADILEFYKFLSSDKNKKLDSLTCKVYDYEKVVKDFKKEFKIVEAAGGIVTKKDKYLFIYRLKKWDLPKGKLEKKEKVEVAAVREVEEECNVKVALGPRVCKTWHTYTRNGKNHLKKTSWYHMTLEEDKKMKPQKEEGIEKVIWVNKVELRTVLLTTYRSIRYVMKKFHEYQEGLIEVK; this comes from the coding sequence ATGAAAGTTTTTATTAATGATGTTCCGCTATACATAATCCCTATGGATAAAATAATTGACAGGGAACATTATGACCTTATTATTGATGCGGAAAAAGAAAAGATTCGCTATGATAATTTAATTGATGACGTACTGATCCGAAAAGGTAGTTTAGCTGATATATTGGAATTTTATAAATTTTTATCTTCTGACAAAAACAAAAAGCTTGACTCCCTTACTTGCAAGGTTTATGATTATGAAAAAGTAGTAAAGGATTTTAAGAAAGAGTTTAAAATTGTGGAAGCTGCTGGCGGTATCGTGACTAAAAAGGATAAATACCTTTTTATCTATAGACTAAAAAAATGGGATTTGCCAAAAGGCAAGCTGGAGAAAAAAGAAAAAGTGGAAGTTGCTGCAGTGCGAGAAGTTGAAGAAGAATGTAATGTTAAAGTAGCCTTAGGCCCGAGAGTTTGCAAAACATGGCATACTTATACTAGGAATGGTAAAAATCATCTCAAGAAAACCAGCTGGTATCATATGACTTTAGAGGAAGACAAGAAAATGAAGCCTCAAAAAGAGGAAGGGATTGAAAAGGTGATTTGGGTTAATAAAGTTGAGCTTAGAACTGTTCTTTTGACCACTTATCGTTCCATTCGATATGTGATGAAAAAATTTCATGAATATCAGGAGGGGTTGATTGAGGTTAAGTAG
- a CDS encoding ABC-F family ATP-binding cassette domain-containing protein, producing the protein MNYLSVENITKSFGERVLFENISFGLAQGEKVALVGINGSGKSTLLKILMGEETPDSGNLSFRNDIKVGFLSQNPQFQTGQNAMQAIFSSDHESLNIIKEYERLAENPDMNDKEQNRFQELMEKMEAHQLWDYESQVQQILGQLGISDIKQSVENMSGGQKKRVALAGQLIVKPDVLILDEPTNHLDIDIIEWLENYLATQNMTLLMVTHDRYFLDRVCNGILEIDRQQIFKYKGNYEEFLLKKEERESIEQLEVDKAKNLMKKEQEWMRRMPKARGTKAKYRVDAFQDLKDKATKNLKKDQVELEVSQKRMGGKILELKNISKGFDSKKLFENFSYTFKKGDRIGIVGQNGTGKSTFLNIVTGKIKADSGELDLGVNTEFGYYKQQEIQFDDNKKVIDVVLEIAEHFKLPDGNEITAAQFLNKFLFPPKQQHDFVHKLSGGEKRRLQLLLVLIKNPNFLILDEPTNDLDLQTLSILEDFLDRFQGCLIIVSHDRYFMDNLTEQLFLFEGDNQIKIFNGNYTDYRLTKDESPKNKTDKSKESSSKEKSKVDDKQKLSYKEKRELESIDSEIPKLNKKKQELESKLATGEGNSDDFTKWGKELSLLNEKLEELEMRWLELSELES; encoded by the coding sequence ATGAACTATCTTTCAGTAGAAAATATTACCAAAAGCTTTGGCGAAAGAGTATTGTTTGAAAACATCTCATTCGGCTTAGCTCAAGGTGAAAAAGTAGCATTAGTGGGAATTAATGGCTCTGGAAAATCCACTCTCTTAAAAATATTGATGGGAGAAGAAACGCCCGACTCCGGAAACCTAAGCTTTCGAAATGACATTAAGGTAGGATTCCTATCGCAAAATCCGCAATTTCAAACTGGGCAAAATGCAATGCAGGCTATTTTCAGTTCCGATCATGAATCGCTCAATATCATTAAAGAATACGAGCGATTAGCCGAAAATCCTGATATGAATGATAAAGAGCAAAATCGCTTTCAAGAATTGATGGAAAAAATGGAAGCACACCAACTGTGGGACTATGAAAGTCAAGTACAACAAATCCTAGGTCAATTAGGGATTAGTGATATCAAGCAATCAGTGGAAAACATGTCGGGTGGACAAAAGAAAAGGGTTGCCCTTGCTGGCCAATTAATTGTAAAACCGGATGTTTTGATTTTAGATGAGCCAACTAACCACTTGGATATAGATATTATTGAATGGTTGGAGAACTATTTGGCTACTCAAAATATGACCTTATTAATGGTTACTCATGATCGTTACTTTTTAGATAGAGTTTGTAACGGTATTTTGGAGATTGACCGCCAGCAGATTTTTAAGTATAAAGGGAATTATGAGGAGTTTTTGCTAAAAAAGGAAGAAAGAGAATCAATTGAGCAGCTTGAAGTGGACAAGGCAAAAAACCTCATGAAGAAAGAGCAAGAATGGATGCGCAGAATGCCAAAAGCTCGAGGGACTAAAGCTAAGTATAGAGTAGATGCTTTTCAAGATTTAAAAGATAAGGCTACTAAAAATCTTAAGAAAGATCAAGTTGAGTTGGAAGTCTCTCAGAAGAGAATGGGAGGGAAGATTCTAGAGCTAAAGAATATTTCCAAGGGATTTGATAGTAAAAAACTCTTTGAGAATTTTAGCTATACATTCAAAAAAGGTGACCGAATTGGAATAGTAGGACAAAATGGTACAGGAAAAAGTACATTCCTAAATATTGTAACTGGTAAAATTAAAGCCGATTCGGGTGAATTAGATTTAGGAGTTAATACTGAGTTTGGATATTATAAACAACAAGAAATTCAATTCGATGATAATAAGAAGGTAATCGATGTGGTGCTAGAAATAGCAGAGCATTTTAAGTTACCCGATGGAAATGAAATAACAGCTGCGCAATTTTTAAATAAATTCCTTTTCCCGCCCAAACAGCAGCACGATTTTGTACATAAATTAAGTGGCGGTGAAAAAAGGCGACTGCAATTACTATTGGTGTTAATTAAGAATCCAAACTTCTTAATTTTGGATGAGCCGACCAATGATCTTGATTTACAAACGCTCTCTATATTGGAAGATTTCCTTGATAGATTTCAGGGATGTTTGATCATAGTATCCCATGATAGATATTTTATGGATAACCTCACCGAGCAATTGTTCCTGTTTGAAGGAGATAATCAAATAAAAATCTTTAATGGTAATTATACGGATTATCGGTTAACCAAAGATGAATCTCCAAAGAATAAAACTGATAAAAGTAAAGAATCAAGCAGTAAGGAGAAATCAAAGGTTGATGACAAACAAAAATTGAGCTATAAGGAGAAAAGAGAATTAGAATCAATTGATAGTGAAATCCCCAAATTAAATAAAAAGAAGCAAGAACTAGAATCAAAATTAGCAACAGGAGAAGGAAATTCTGATGATTTTACTAAATGGGGAAAGGAACTTAGTTTACTTAATGAGAAGTTAGAGGAATTGGAAATGCGCTGGCTTGAGTTAAGTGAATTAGAGTCGTAA